A window of the Osmia lignaria lignaria isolate PbOS001 chromosome 2, iyOsmLign1, whole genome shotgun sequence genome harbors these coding sequences:
- the Cln7 gene encoding CLN7/MFS domain-containing 8 isoform X1 — protein MDWCKKLLHRRNTIPVDDDLETVVERKERWRSIYAIYFTMFLMSLGFSIIITGVWPYLHKLDKKASKEFMGYVVAANPLGQMLFSPLVGWWGDKRKSMRLPFLTTIALFVFASGMYSVLEILPGNRKMYMIAARFLVGVSSANIAVARSYLSAATKFVERTRAVSMVSFAQVLGFVVGPGLQAAVTPLGENGLYFINLPVNMYTMTGWINVVMGILNFALFLPWNFTEHRIAIREAIRNEGKETEEETLKSIKPDYVASWTLICAFFVLVFNFVLIETLGTSLIMDQFAWSETEAVYYIGIVMSVGAIASCVTFVMIEPLCKRFNERKMMLWGGFLFMVIGRILYIPWGPDPPKIAYVESFSNMTTDSNSTESLGCPNTQKWCFYTPQLTITQCLIGFGFTTIGYPLGVTLIQTIFSKVLGPRPQGVWMGFMTGAGCASRVLGPIVVSVIYTRFGLYHTVGITGLILILCMLWLQIINKRLIPPDENARKDTKDIDVEIPLVHLKSNDTQELNDTQQRNKTEECDKV, from the exons ATGGATTGGTGCAAGAAGCTTCTTCATAGaag AAACACTATTCCTGTGGATGATGACCTAGAAACTGTTGtcgaaagaaaagagagatGGAGAAGCATTTATGCAATTTACTTTACTATGTTTCTCATGTCCCTTGGCTTCAGTATTATAATTACTGGAGTATGGCCGTATCTTCATAAA TTAGATAAAAAAGCTAGTAAAGAGTTTATGGGATATGTGGTTGCAGCTAATCCCTTAGGACAAATGCTATTTTCTCCTCTGGTAGGATGGTGGGGAGACAAAAGAAAATCAATGAGACTACCTTTTTTAACGACAATAGCTCTTTTTGTATTTGCATCAGGAATGTATAGTGTTCTTGAAATTCTACCAGGCAATAGAAAGATGTACATGATAGCTGCTAGATTCTTGGTTGGAGTTAGCTCTG cTAATATTGCAGTAGCAAGGTCTTATCTCTCTGCAGCTACGAAATTTGTAGAGAGAACACGTGCTGTTTCTATGGTGTCTTTTGCACAG GTATTAGGATTTGTGGTAGGACCTGGTTTACAAGCTGCAGTCACGCCTCTTGGAGAGAAtggtttatattttataaatttacctGTTAATATGTACACTATGACTGGTTGGATAAATGTTGTAATGGGAATTCTTAATTTTGCTTTATTTCTTCCATGGAATTTCACGGAACATAGGATTGCTATACGTGAAGCGATACGAAATGAAGGGAAAGAAACAG AAGAAGAAACGCTGAAGTCTATAAAACCTGACTATGTGGCATCATGGACATTGATTTGTGCTTTCTTTGTCTTAGTATTTAATTTCGTTCTTATTGAAAC ACTTGGTACTTCTTTAATTATGGATCAGTTTGCTTGGTCAGAAACGGAAGCTGTGTACTATATTGGTATAGTAATGAGTGTTGGAGCTATTGCATCCTGTGTCACGTTTGTTATGATTGAACCTTTATGCAAAAG atttaaCGAACGTAAGATGATGTTGTGGGGTGGATTTTTATTTATGGTAATAGGAAGAATACTTTATATTCCATGGGGACCTGATCCTCCTAAAATTGCTTATGTAGAAT caTTTAGTAATATGACGACAGACTCTAATAGTACGGAAAGCTTAGGATGTCCAAATACTCAAAAATGGTGTTTTTATACACCACAACTCACGATTACACAGTGCCTTATTGGGTTTGGATTTACAACTATAGGTTATCCATTAGGTGTTACTTTAATACAAACTATATTTAGTAAAGTATTAGGACCACGGCCGCAAGGTGTTTGGATGGGATTTATGACAGGTGCTGGATGCGCATCTCGTGTCTTAGGTCCAATAGTTGTTAGTGTGATTTATACTCGTTTTGGGTTATATCATACAGTGGGTATTACtggtttaattttaatattatgtatGTTATGGCTGCAAATTATAAATAAGCGATTAATTCCTCCCGATGAAAATGCTCGAAAAGATACCAAAGATATTGATGTAGAAATACCCTTGGTTCATTTGAAATCTAATGATACTCAAGAATTGAATGATACTCAACAAAGAAACAAAACGGAGGAATGTGATAAAGTGTAG
- the Cln7 gene encoding CLN7/MFS domain-containing 8 isoform X2: MDWCKKLLHRRNTIPVDDDLETVVERKERWRSIYAIYFTMFLMSLGFSIIITGVWPYLHKLDKKASKEFMGYVVAANPLGQMLFSPLVGWWGDKRKSMRLPFLTTIALFVFASGMYSVLEILPGNRKMYMIAARFLVGVSSANIAVARSYLSAATKFVERTRAVSMVSFAQVLGFVVGPGLQAAVTPLGENGLYFINLPVNMYTMTGWINVVMGILNFALFLPWNFTEHRIAIREAIRNEGKETEEETLKSIKPDYVASWTLICAFFVLVFNFVLIETLGTSLIMDQFAWSETEAVYYIGIVMSVGAIASCVTFVMIEPLCKRFNERKMMLWGGFLFMVIGRILYIPWGPDPPKIAYVEFFIFYSI; this comes from the exons ATGGATTGGTGCAAGAAGCTTCTTCATAGaag AAACACTATTCCTGTGGATGATGACCTAGAAACTGTTGtcgaaagaaaagagagatGGAGAAGCATTTATGCAATTTACTTTACTATGTTTCTCATGTCCCTTGGCTTCAGTATTATAATTACTGGAGTATGGCCGTATCTTCATAAA TTAGATAAAAAAGCTAGTAAAGAGTTTATGGGATATGTGGTTGCAGCTAATCCCTTAGGACAAATGCTATTTTCTCCTCTGGTAGGATGGTGGGGAGACAAAAGAAAATCAATGAGACTACCTTTTTTAACGACAATAGCTCTTTTTGTATTTGCATCAGGAATGTATAGTGTTCTTGAAATTCTACCAGGCAATAGAAAGATGTACATGATAGCTGCTAGATTCTTGGTTGGAGTTAGCTCTG cTAATATTGCAGTAGCAAGGTCTTATCTCTCTGCAGCTACGAAATTTGTAGAGAGAACACGTGCTGTTTCTATGGTGTCTTTTGCACAG GTATTAGGATTTGTGGTAGGACCTGGTTTACAAGCTGCAGTCACGCCTCTTGGAGAGAAtggtttatattttataaatttacctGTTAATATGTACACTATGACTGGTTGGATAAATGTTGTAATGGGAATTCTTAATTTTGCTTTATTTCTTCCATGGAATTTCACGGAACATAGGATTGCTATACGTGAAGCGATACGAAATGAAGGGAAAGAAACAG AAGAAGAAACGCTGAAGTCTATAAAACCTGACTATGTGGCATCATGGACATTGATTTGTGCTTTCTTTGTCTTAGTATTTAATTTCGTTCTTATTGAAAC ACTTGGTACTTCTTTAATTATGGATCAGTTTGCTTGGTCAGAAACGGAAGCTGTGTACTATATTGGTATAGTAATGAGTGTTGGAGCTATTGCATCCTGTGTCACGTTTGTTATGATTGAACCTTTATGCAAAAG atttaaCGAACGTAAGATGATGTTGTGGGGTGGATTTTTATTTATGGTAATAGGAAGAATACTTTATATTCCATGGGGACCTGATCCTCCTAAAATTGCTTATGTAGAAT tttttatattttacagcaTTTAG
- the RpL8 gene encoding ribosomal protein L8, with product MGRVIRAQRKGAGSVFRSHTKRRKGAPKLRSLDFSERHGYIKGVVKDILHDPGRGAPLAVVHFRDPYKFKTRKELFIAPEGMYTGQFLYCGKKANLQIGNVMPVGQMPEGTIVCNLEEKTGDRGRLARASGNYATVIAHNPDTKKTRVKLPSGAKKVIPSNNRAMVGIVAGGGRIDKPILKAGRAYHKYKAKRNCWPKVRGVAMNPVEHPHGGGNHQHIGKASTVKRGTSAGRKIGLIAARRTGRIRGGKTDTKKDD from the exons ATGGGTCGAGTAATTCGTGCTCAGCGTAAAGGTGCTGGATCTGTCTTCAGATCCCATACGAAAAGGAGAAAGGGAGCACCTAAACTCCGTTCCTTAGATTTCTCTGAAAGGCATGGGTACATTAAAGGTGTTGTAAAG gatATTCTTCATGACCCTGGCCGTGGAGCACCTTTGGCTGTTGTGCATTTCCGTGACCCATACAAATTCAAAACAcgtaaagaattatttattgcaCCTGAAGGAATGTACACTGGACAGTTCCTTTACTGTGGAAAAAAAG CAAATCTTCAAATTGGAAATGTGATGCCTGTTGGTCAAATGCCTGAGGGTACCATTGTTTGTAATTTGGAGGAAAAGACTGGTGATAGAGGTAGATTGGCTAGGGCTTCAGGAAACTATGCCACAGTTATAGCTCACAATCCTGATACAAAGAAAACCAGGGTAAAATTACCATCTGGTGCCAAAAAAGTAATTCCATCTAACAACAGAGCAATGGTTGGCATTGTTGCTGGTGGTGGACGAATTGATAAACCAATTCTTAAAGCTGGCCGTGCTTATCACAAGTACAAGGCAAAGAGGAATTGCTGGCCTAag GTTCGTGGTGTTGCTATGAACCCTGTTGAGCATCCTCACGGTGGTGGTAATCATCAACATATTGGTAAAGCTTCCACAGTTAAGCGTGGAACCAGCGCTGGTCGTAAGATTGGTCTTATTGCTGCGCGTCGTACAGGAAGAATTAGGGGAGGAAAGACCGACacgaagaaagacgattag
- the LOC117608583 gene encoding esterase E4, translating into MYRRSCVILIIFLYTLVVVTPHNLKRQKRIVGGRPAAQPVIDDPVVYVTRNNRQARIYGSRDSNKGFYVFRGIRFGLPPVGQYRFQRAVPLHLEGDINATKWGPPCPQPNPFGRQGIVGSEDCLFLNVFTPMLPDASNGYPVLIWIHGGGFRRGSACQYEMRNIIRKKVVVVSIQYRLGSLGFLSSGTQELPGNNGIFDMMLAVRWVKNYIQYFGGNPKKIIAFGHGTGASSAFMLTLSKLSKGAFSGLIAMSGSILSHFAIDKDPSSTAQYIASKNECPTDNVIEMVRCLREIPVDKLIQTDSSLETIRSGIQGFVSSLSNILGPGPVIEGSDDERFLPNLNVDTPEDSLKGDFPKIPLLTGVMSNEVGGAIFGDYRAEIENKLQRNPNFLNKYLIPVLQNTVPNFENRTNFAPEAFTKYLNVFNKKNSSLNISKVAEAIGDSLYNVPAFLTVEHWAKKSEAFLYSFDHNGKRKCGRDFLIGSPIATASQALDGITSHGDDLGYIFKQNTITGEAIQNVDESDEEDKRVEEAFTNLIAEFARNGKPNVAFQSQNGSLFSNLTSAFSSDTNSFISITSTPHLMKQFRFCEIAL; encoded by the exons ATGTACAGACGTAGTTGCGTTATTCTGATCATTTTTTTATACACGTTAGTGGTGGTTACACCACATAATTTAAAAAGACAGAAGAGAATTGTTGGTGGCAGACCAGCTGCACAACCTGTAATCGATGATCCTGTCGTTTATGTGACACGCAACAATCGACAAGCACGTATTTATGGTTCTCGAGATTCGAATAAAGGATTTTATGTTTTTCGTGGTATCCGATTTGGACTACCTCCAGTAGGTCAATATCGATTTCAA agaGCTGTGCCTTTACACTTGGAAGGTGATATTAATGCTACAAAATGGGGTCCTCCGTGTCCTCAACCTAATCCATTTGGTCGCCAAGGAATTGTAGGAAGTGAAGATTGTCTTTTCTTAAACGTTTTTACACCCATGCTACCAGATGCCAGTAACGGATATCCGGTATTGATTTGGATCCATGGTGGCGGCTTTAGAAGGGGTTCCGCTTGTCAATACGAAATGAGAAATATCATTAGAAAAAAAGTTGTGGTCGTGTCCATTCAATATAGATTAGGTTCACTCG GATTTTTAAGTAGCGGTACGCAAGAATTGCCGGGTAATAATGGTATATTTGACATGATGTTGGCTGTAAGATGggtgaaaaattatattcaatattTTGGCGGCAATCCGAAAAAAATTATCGCATTTGGCCATGGTACAGGGGCCAGTTCAGCTTTTATGTTAACATTGTCCAAATTATCGAAAG GTGCATTTAGCGGTCTAATCGCTATGTCAGGATCAATTTTATCTCACTTCGCAATCGACAAAGACCCTTCATCAACCGCGCAATATATAGCTTCCAAAAATGAATGTCCTACGGATAATGTAATCGAAATGGTTCGTTGCCTTCGAGAGATACCAgttgataaattaattcaaaCTGATTCCAGTTTGGAAACAATTCGTTCTGGCATTCAAGGTTTTGTTTCTAGTTTATCGAATATACTAGGTCCTGGCCCCGTTATCGAGGGTAGCGACGATGAAAG ATTTCTTCCCAATCTGAACGTCGATACTCCGGAAGACTCTTTGAAAGGAGATTTTCCAAAGATACCGTTGCTGACTGGAGTTATGAGCAACGAAGTAGGAGGAGCAATATTTGGAGATTACAGAGCTGAAATCGAAAATAAATTGCAAAGAAATCCAAATTTTCTTAACAAATATCTTATACCAGTTTTACAAAATACTGTACCAAATTTTGAAAACAGAACGAATTTCGCGCCAGAAGCATTCACTAAATATTTGAATGTTTTTAATAAGAAGAATAGTTCCCTTAATATTTCTAAAGTAGCCGAAGCTATTGGAGATTCTTTGTATAATGTTCCTGCATTTTTGACCGTCGAGCACTGGGCCAAGAAATCTGAAGCTTTTTTGTACAGCTTTGATCACAATGGAAAACGAAAATGCGGTAGAGATTTTTTGATAGGGTCGCCTATAGCAACAGCGAGCCAGGCTTTAGACG GCATCACTAGTCACGGTGATGATCTTGGATATATCTTTAAACAGAACACTATTACCGGAGAAGCGATACAAAACGTTGATGAATCAGATGAAGAAGATAAACGCGTGGAAGAAGCTTTCACGAACCTCATAGCTGAATTTGCTAGAAATGGAAAGCCAAACGTAGCTTTTCAATCGCAAAACGGTAGTTTATTTTCGAACTTAACATCAGCTTTCTCCAGTGATACCAATTCGTTTATCAGCATTACCTCAACTCCTCATCTAATGAAACAGTTCAG ATTCTGTGAAATAGCACTATAG
- the LOC117608581 gene encoding proline-, glutamic acid- and leucine-rich protein 1 — MTTITELISFFDHNSKEYEEFLQDLICLNGDIPFDIEEVDKAQNAILSTVNHHLNRSHSRYNGLLILDKILPQCSKDVLLKYCMLWISKATQVLESIHSSPQELSISCKVLGHLIVRSKDIPDIHKQVSMQNVKQLINVISNLSSEKKCGPVYYLAATLLHQYPEVCERLQVSIKKIILLQIDSSEENLVNASAKCYTLLAKATERSFKPPALKPAYTAWTYNQALICNSLHSIMDELFSNLIELENVDIWDKLELPSISEENVIQFYFKQKFRFLNLCTYLSYMLRGFGKKNSVFPHEILKVLCRGLAVQPSNLKNQNSVREQMLYLLLPHLHIALFNVLDALISGFKEQLIPFGSRILQLFLQTLQWTETVLEHQITISGNKPFRNVRIIVYKCLNSWLMHTNALSGIETISDEYLPSILKDIVPEKDRVLLTIQRNNNLSKRALKRLRDNQYEKSTYLTNGTGSSKEYNLDTDVCEAALNVLQNVFFNGGTLLKQTFFKTVQNTIIPLLYDCYLNSSEQKFYKEHPECRLLLLRVLRVLQMNPHPLVPLPTQYSLEIFEMALNDNNLYVTQEAKIALAEIEKIVHPHTPSIQLTQVETTEKEFIADQPVQDQDETTENDDTVDTVEEDMIPSSNKKLKVTNLRVDEIEKSIANNTTEETNENILEKSNSLIEEEMTVEVQDTTIVESEKLPITCDKPLNKVDSIPVVIDKPEIKESVSSVQKIMENEGISNEDMNTIEETNHNLETPSELTEANKEDLSSDKENEEEMLLQLFQDVPKDNN; from the exons atgaCAACAATTACGGAATTAATTAGTTTCTTTGATCATAATTCAAAGGAATATGAAGAATTCTTGCAGGATTTGATATGTCTAAATGGAGATATACCATTTGATATAGAagaa GTTGACAAAGCACAAAATGCCATTCTATCAACAGTAAATCATCATTTAAACCGTTCACATTCTCGTTATAATGGTTTATTAATTTTGGATAAGATTTTACCACAATGCTCAAAAGATGTGCTTTTAAAATACTGTATGCTATGGATTTCAAAAGCAACTCAAGTACTAGAAAGTATTCATAGTTCTCCACAAGAATTATCTATTTCCTGCAAAGTTCTTGGACACTTAATTGTCCGATCAAAAGATATTCCTGATATACACAAACAAGTATCAATGCAAAATGTGAAACAACTCATTAATGTAATCAGTAATTTAAGTTCAGAAAAAAAATGTGGCCCGGTGTATTATTTAGCTGCTACATTATTACATCAATATCCAGAAGTTTGTGAACGTTTGCAG GtatctattaaaaaaattattctattacaAATTGATTCCTCTGAAGAAAATTTAGTTAATGCAAGTGCAAAATGTTATACTCTGTTAGCAAAAGCAACAGAACGCTCATTTAAGCCACCAGCCTTAAAACCTGCTTATACTGCTTGGACATATAATCAAGCACTTATTTGTAATAGTTTACATAGTATAATGGATGaactattttctaatttaatagaaTTAGAAAATGTTGACATTTGGGATAAGCTGGAATTACCCAGTATATCAGAGGagaatgttattcaattttattttaaacaaaaatttaggTTTCTAAATTTGTGCACTTATTTATCATACATGTTACG gGGATTTGGTAAAAAAAATTCAGTATTTCCCCATGAGATTTTGAAGGTTTTATGCAGAGGACTAGCAGTACAACCTTCAAACTTAAAGAATCAAAACTCTGTCCGAGAGCAAATGTTATATCTTCTTTTACCACACTTGCATATTGCATTGTTCAACGTGTTAGATGCATTAATTAGCGG ATTTAAAGAACAATTAATACCATTCGGATCGAGAATATTGCAACTGTTTCTTCAAACGCTACAGTGGACAGAAACAGTTCTAGAACATCAAATAACGATTAGCGGCAATAAACCATTTAGAAATGTAAGgataattgtttataaatgtctCAACTCTTGGTTGATGCATACTAATGCTCTATCAGGTATAGAAACAATTTCCGATGAATATCTACCTTCTATATTAAAAGATATAGTACCAGAAAAAGATCGTGTTTTATTAACC ATTCAACGaaacaataatttatcaaaaagagCTTTAAAACGTTTACGAGATAATCAATATGAAAAAAGTACATATTTGACTAATGGAACCGGTTCTAGTAAAGAATATAATTTAGACACAGATGTATGTGAAGCTGCTCTTAATGTGTTACAAAATGTATTTTTCAATGGTGGAACTCTTTTAAAGCAAACATTTTTTAAG ACTGTACAAAATACTATAATACCCCTTTTATACGATTGTTATTTAAATTCTTCagaacaaaaattttataaagaacATCCTGAATGTCGTTTGCTACTACTACGAGTTTTGAGAGTTTTGCAAATGAATCCACACCCTTTAGTACCTTTACCTACACAATATTCtctagaaatatttgaaatggcTTTAAATGATAATAATCTATACGTTACCCAAGAAGCCAAGATAGCGTTAGCGGAAATTGAAAAGATCGTACATCCTCATACTCCATCTATACAGCTGACTCAAGTAGA GACTActgaaaaagaatttattgccgATCAACCTGTACAAGATCAAGATGAAACAACAGAGAATGATGATACTGTGGATACTGTAGAAGAAGATATGATACCgtcatcgaataaaaaattaaaagtaacaaaTTTACGCGTTGACGAGATTGAAAAATCCATTGCTAACAATACCACTGAAGAAACAAACGAAAATATCTTAGAGAAATCGAACAGTTTAATAGAAGAAGAAATGACAGTTGAAGTACAAGATACAACTATTGTAGAAAGTGAAAAACTACCGATAACGTGCGATAAACCGTTAAATAAAGTTGATTCGATACCagttgtaattgataaaccggaAATTAAAGAATCAGTATCATCCGTACAAAAGATTATGGAAAATGAAGGTATCAGCAATGAAGATATGAACACAATAGAAGAAACTAATCATAATTTAGAAACCCCTTCTGAATTGACTGAAGCGAATAAGGAAGATTTATCGTCAgacaaagaaaatgaagaagaaatgttACTTCAATTATTTCAAGATGTGCCAAAAGATAATAactaa